Proteins encoded by one window of Fusarium graminearum PH-1 chromosome 1, whole genome shotgun sequence:
- a CDS encoding alternative oxidase, with the protein MLSTQLQHSQASRQAAKAATLGLVRTLSSSESLFRTPATIRTSYSAPQQHRIFSSTPNNRLRDFFPVKETPHIQTTKPAWPHEGYTYEEMMAVEPAHREPKTIGDKTAWKIVRVARYCMDKATGMDRDQKSDKSKPTTSIVAQKPLTEAQWLIRFIFLESVAGVPGMVGGMLRHLGSLRRMKRDNGWIETLLEESYNERMHLLTFMKMCEPGWFMKMMIIGAQGVFFNSLFVSYLISPKIVHRFVGYLEEEAVHTYTRCIKEIEDGNLPKWSDPKFEIPDIAIQYWKMPKEHRTMKDLILYIRADEATHRGVNHTLGNLNQNEDPNPFVSEFKDREPPRPALKAAGYDRAEVI; encoded by the exons ATGTTGTCAACTCAGCTTCAGCACAGCCAGGCTTCGAGACAGGCTGCAAAGGCTGCAACTCTTGGTCTCGTTCGAACTTTATCCTCTTCAGAATCTCTCTTTAGAACTCCCGCTACTATTCGAACCAGCTACTCTGCTCCCCAGCAACACCGGATCTTTTCATCGACACCCAACAACCGTCTTCGTGACTTCTTCCCAGTCAAAGAGACGCCGCACATCCAAACAACCAAACCAGCATGGCCACACGAAGGTTACACATacgaggagatgatggcagtTGAGCCTGCCCACCGAGAACCCAAAACTATCGGCGATAAGACTGCTTGGAAGATTGTCCGCGTTGCCAGGTATTGTATGGACAAGGCAACAGGCATGGACCGGGACCAGAAGTCAGACAAAAGTAAACCAACCACCTCCATCGTAGCCCAGAAGCCACTCACCGAGGCGCAATGG TTAATCCgattcatcttcttggaAAGTGTCGCCGGTGTTCCAGGAATGGTTGGCGGTATGCTACGACATCTCGGTAGCCTCCGACGGATGAAGCGTGACAACGGCTGGATCGAGACACTTCTCGAGGAGAGTTACAACGAGCGAATGCATCTCTTGACGTTCATGAAGATGTGCGAGCCTGGTTGGTtcatgaagatgatgatcataGGTGCTCAGGGTGTTTTCTTCAACAGCCTGTTCGTCTCGTACCTTATCTCGCCCAAGATTGTCCATCGATTTGTTGGTTaccttgaggaagaggctgtccATACCTATACTCGTTgtatcaaggagattgaggacGGCAACTTGCCAAAGTGGAGTGATCCTAAGTTTGAGATCCCCGATATTGCTATTCAG TACTGGAAGATGCCAAAGGAGCACCGTACAATGAAGGACTTGATCCTTTACATCCGGGCCGATGAGGCAACACACCGAGGAGTCAACCATACACTAGGCAACCTCAATCAGAATGAGGACCCTAACCCATTCGTCAGTGAATTCAAGGATCGTGAGCCACCAAGGCCTGCTTTGAAGGCAGCCGGCTATGATCGAGCTGAAGTCATCTAA